One window of Gloeothece citriformis PCC 7424 genomic DNA carries:
- a CDS encoding endonuclease domain-containing protein yields MKPTNIIIGQKITATKQQRAKELRQNMTPEEKILWQHLRRNNLNGLHFRRQQIIDGFIVDFYCHAAKLVIEIDGEIHQQQTEYDTERDQILSAKGLRLLRIKNEDVRQNLNGVLNQIIEACE; encoded by the coding sequence ATGAAACCCACCAACATCATCATCGGACAAAAAATAACCGCAACCAAACAGCAACGCGCCAAAGAACTCCGCCAAAATATGACCCCAGAAGAAAAAATACTTTGGCAACATCTACGCAGAAATAACCTTAACGGGTTACACTTTCGCCGTCAGCAAATAATAGATGGCTTTATCGTTGACTTTTATTGTCACGCCGCTAAATTAGTTATAGAAATAGATGGAGAAATTCATCAACAGCAAACAGAATATGATACAGAACGAGATCAAATTTTATCAGCTAAAGGTTTACGCTTATTGCGGATTAAAAATGAAGATGTTAGGCAGAACTTAAACGGAGTGTTAAACCAGATAATAGAAGCCTGTGAATAA
- the acs gene encoding acetate--CoA ligase: MTTNTIESVLNENRLFPPSPEFSQNAYIKSFEDYKQIYEKAKADPESFWAELAEKELHWFQKWEKVLDWQPPFAKWFVGGKINISYNCLDRHLTTWRKNKAALIWEGEPGDTRTLTYAQLHREVCQFANVLKQLGVHKGDRVGIYMPMIPESAIAMLACARIGAPHTVVFGGFSSEALKDRLNDAEAKLVITADGGFRKDKVVALKEQVDLAIADNGVPSVERVLVVQRTKEPVTMVEGRDYWWHELQKEASPNCPAEAMDSEDMLFILYTSGTTGKPKGVVHTTGGYNLYTHLTTKWIFDVKDDDVYWCTADVGWITGHSYIVYGPLSNGATTLMYEGVPRPSNPGCFWDVIEKYGVNIFYTAPTAIRAFMKMGDGLPNARNLSSLRLLGSVGEPINPEAWMWYHQVIGGEKCPIVDTWWQTETGGIMITPLPGATTTKPGSCTLPFPGIIADVVDLDGNPVNVNEGGYLVVKHPWPGMMRTVYKNPERFRNSYWEHIYPKDGQYFYFAGDGARRDEEGYFWVMGRVDDVINTSGHRLGTMEVESALVSHPAVAEAAVVGRPDEVKGEDIYAFVTLENNYSPSDELMKELKDHVAKEIGAIARPGTIHFTDVLPKTRSGKIMRRLLRNLAAGQEVAGDTSTLEDVGVLEKLRGG, translated from the coding sequence ATGACAACCAACACTATTGAATCCGTTCTTAACGAAAATCGCTTATTTCCCCCATCCCCTGAATTTTCACAAAATGCCTATATAAAAAGCTTTGAAGACTATAAGCAAATCTACGAGAAAGCTAAGGCTGATCCCGAAAGCTTTTGGGCAGAATTAGCCGAAAAAGAATTACACTGGTTTCAAAAGTGGGAAAAAGTTCTCGACTGGCAACCTCCCTTTGCTAAATGGTTTGTGGGGGGAAAAATTAATATTTCTTACAACTGTCTTGACAGACATTTAACAACTTGGCGCAAAAATAAAGCCGCCCTCATCTGGGAAGGCGAACCCGGCGACACCCGTACCCTCACCTACGCCCAACTGCATCGAGAAGTCTGTCAATTTGCCAATGTCCTCAAACAGTTAGGAGTTCATAAAGGCGATCGCGTAGGCATCTATATGCCCATGATCCCAGAATCTGCAATTGCCATGTTAGCCTGTGCGAGAATTGGCGCACCTCATACCGTCGTTTTCGGTGGGTTTAGTTCAGAAGCCCTCAAAGATCGTCTTAATGATGCAGAAGCTAAACTTGTGATCACGGCGGATGGAGGGTTTCGCAAGGATAAAGTCGTTGCCCTCAAAGAACAAGTCGATCTAGCGATCGCCGATAATGGTGTTCCCAGTGTAGAACGAGTTTTAGTTGTCCAACGCACCAAAGAACCCGTCACGATGGTAGAAGGGCGCGACTACTGGTGGCATGAACTGCAAAAAGAAGCCTCCCCTAACTGTCCGGCTGAGGCGATGGATAGTGAAGATATGTTGTTTATCCTCTACACCAGTGGAACAACCGGGAAACCAAAAGGAGTGGTTCATACCACTGGCGGCTACAACCTTTACACCCATCTAACTACAAAATGGATCTTTGATGTCAAAGATGATGATGTCTATTGGTGTACGGCGGATGTGGGTTGGATCACCGGTCATAGTTATATTGTCTATGGGCCTTTATCCAATGGGGCAACTACGCTTATGTATGAAGGCGTTCCCCGCCCATCTAACCCCGGCTGTTTCTGGGATGTGATCGAAAAATACGGGGTCAACATTTTTTATACTGCCCCAACCGCTATCCGCGCCTTTATGAAGATGGGTGACGGACTCCCCAATGCCCGCAATTTATCGTCTCTGCGACTATTGGGAAGCGTGGGAGAACCCATTAATCCAGAGGCTTGGATGTGGTATCATCAAGTCATTGGTGGGGAAAAATGCCCAATTGTCGATACTTGGTGGCAAACAGAAACCGGCGGCATTATGATCACTCCCTTACCCGGCGCAACGACGACTAAACCCGGATCTTGTACCCTTCCTTTCCCCGGTATTATCGCGGATGTGGTTGACTTGGATGGCAACCCGGTTAATGTGAATGAAGGGGGTTATCTGGTGGTCAAGCATCCTTGGCCAGGAATGATGCGAACCGTTTACAAAAACCCTGAACGCTTCCGTAATAGTTACTGGGAGCATATTTATCCCAAAGACGGGCAATATTTCTATTTTGCTGGTGATGGGGCGCGTCGAGATGAAGAGGGTTATTTTTGGGTGATGGGGCGGGTTGATGATGTGATTAATACATCGGGACACCGCTTAGGAACGATGGAAGTTGAGTCTGCTTTAGTCTCTCATCCTGCGGTGGCAGAAGCGGCGGTAGTCGGACGACCGGACGAGGTTAAAGGGGAAGATATCTATGCTTTCGTTACCTTAGAAAATAATTATAGCCCCAGTGATGAATTAATGAAAGAATTAAAGGATCACGTGGCGAAAGAAATTGGGGCGATCGCCCGTCCGGGAACAATTCATTTTACGGATGTATTGCCTAAAACCCGTTCCGGTAAAATTATGCGACGGTTGTTACGTAATTTAGCCGCCGGTCAAGAAGTGGCAGGGGATACCTCAACCTTAGAAGATGTGGGGGTATTAGAAAAGTTACGCGGCGGCTAA
- a CDS encoding type II toxin-antitoxin system RelE/ParE family toxin, whose translation MAYRIKKRPQVIRDLIELATYIAENNLEASEQFLRAAEETFQQLAKLPMMGKICQFKNPLLTNIRQQAVKGFRRYLIFYRLSESEIEIVRVLHGSRDLEAILENDLTEDENELS comes from the coding sequence ATGGCTTATAGGATTAAAAAACGTCCGCAGGTTATTCGGGATTTGATTGAGTTAGCTACTTATATTGCGGAAAATAATCTAGAGGCTTCAGAACAATTTTTGAGGGCTGCAGAAGAAACTTTCCAACAGTTAGCTAAACTTCCTATGATGGGAAAAATATGTCAGTTTAAGAATCCTTTACTAACAAATATTCGACAACAAGCAGTTAAGGGGTTTAGAAGGTATTTAATTTTTTATCGTTTAAGTGAGTCAGAAATTGAAATTGTACGAGTTTTACATGGTTCGCGGGATCTTGAAGCAATTTTAGAGAATGATTTGACTGAAGATGAAAATGAGTTGAGTTAG
- a CDS encoding type II toxin-antitoxin system ParD family antitoxin encodes MLISKVSIMKNINISLPESIQNYVEEQVAKGKYSSISEYFCDLIRQEQKQKAQERLEDLLVEGLESGEATEMTQKDWQEIRQGIQQNLENKKKI; translated from the coding sequence TTGTTAATTTCCAAAGTGTCTATCATGAAAAATATTAATATTTCATTACCCGAATCTATACAAAATTACGTTGAAGAACAAGTTGCTAAGGGTAAATATAGTAGCATTAGCGAATATTTTTGTGATTTAATCCGTCAAGAGCAAAAACAGAAAGCACAAGAGCGGTTGGAAGATTTATTAGTAGAAGGATTAGAATCCGGAGAAGCAACGGAAATGACACAAAAGGATTGGCAAGAAATTCGCCAAGGTATTCAGCAAAATTTAGAGAATAAGAAAAAAATTTAA
- a CDS encoding restriction endonuclease encodes MVDSVIYHYPPELLNLLIDTIPLLCRSKKDVLTFFDGAGVNSQFTDDLDQVVNEEPKKINKYQIVRTVLTRLNEKGDLALEQRREIIKRVTQFESFSSCWPDDQLKAKGLVAEIRQIVNIKDSFTKMNLEREQEKRRYQEEYQKKQQEIEKYRNELLAIKKDLYSLFKQGEVNPWERGKQLEAILNRLFKLSEISIRESITVKGDEKEGIVEQIDGVIEIDGDLYLVEIKWWKEPLGVGDVSQHLVRIFNRGHARGIFISSSGYTDAAIKSCKESLTKTTVFLCDLQEIILILEKERNIKDFFIKKRDAAIIDKNPFFVSS; translated from the coding sequence ATGGTTGATTCAGTTATTTATCATTATCCACCAGAACTATTAAATCTTTTAATTGATACAATTCCTTTATTGTGTCGTAGTAAAAAAGATGTGTTAACTTTTTTTGACGGTGCTGGTGTAAATTCTCAATTCACTGATGATCTCGATCAAGTTGTTAATGAAGAACCAAAGAAAATTAATAAATATCAAATAGTTAGAACTGTATTAACTAGATTGAATGAAAAAGGAGATTTAGCTTTAGAACAACGTAGAGAAATTATAAAAAGAGTTACTCAATTTGAAAGTTTCTCTAGTTGTTGGCCAGATGATCAACTGAAAGCTAAAGGTTTAGTAGCTGAAATAAGGCAGATTGTCAATATAAAAGATTCATTTACAAAAATGAACCTAGAACGAGAGCAAGAAAAAAGAAGATATCAAGAGGAATATCAAAAGAAACAACAAGAGATCGAGAAGTATCGAAATGAGTTATTAGCAATTAAAAAGGATTTGTATTCACTGTTTAAACAAGGGGAAGTCAATCCTTGGGAACGTGGAAAGCAATTGGAAGCAATTTTAAACCGTCTTTTTAAATTAAGTGAAATTTCAATCCGTGAATCAATTACAGTTAAAGGAGATGAAAAAGAAGGAATTGTTGAGCAAATTGATGGTGTTATAGAAATTGATGGCGATTTATATTTAGTTGAAATCAAATGGTGGAAAGAACCTTTAGGTGTAGGAGATGTATCTCAACATTTAGTTAGAATTTTTAACAGAGGTCATGCTCGTGGAATTTTTATTTCATCATCAGGATATACTGATGCAGCCATAAAAAGTTGTAAAGAATCTTTAACGAAAACTACAGTTTTTCTTTGTGATTTACAAGAAATTATTTTGATTTTAGAAAAAGAAAGAAATATCAAAGATTTTTTTATTAAAAAAAGAGATGCAGCTATTATTGATAAAAATCCTTTCTTTGTTTCATCCTGA
- a CDS encoding XisI protein, with product MYLIKQVLTEYDNLSRQSSHDRSETCLVFDETHDHYLWLTVDWQGSKRLKDTHVHIRLKNEKIYIEEDWTEEGIATELIRLGVPTSDIVLAFQPPDVRQFTEFAIA from the coding sequence ATATATTTAATTAAGCAAGTTCTCACTGAATATGATAATTTATCGCGCCAATCATCTCATGATAGATCTGAAACTTGTTTAGTATTTGATGAAACTCACGATCATTATCTATGGTTAACTGTAGATTGGCAAGGAAGCAAAAGATTAAAAGATACTCATGTTCATATTCGCCTTAAAAATGAGAAAATTTATATAGAGGAAGATTGGACAGAAGAAGGAATAGCAACCGAATTAATCAGATTAGGTGTTCCAACCAGTGATATAGTTTTAGCTTTTCAGCCTCCCGATGTAAGACAATTTACTGAATTTGCGATCGCTTAA
- a CDS encoding YgiT-type zinc finger protein codes for MNKCFFCSGNLGEKQVTEIVRGGGNTATLKVKALVCQCCDERYYHTDVVRQFEEIKAKLKTQKTEDFKLVGQAFEIY; via the coding sequence ATGAATAAATGTTTTTTTTGCTCTGGTAATTTAGGAGAAAAACAAGTTACTGAAATTGTGCGCGGAGGTGGAAATACTGCTACCTTAAAGGTTAAAGCATTAGTTTGTCAATGTTGTGACGAACGTTATTATCATACAGATGTTGTCAGGCAATTTGAAGAAATTAAAGCTAAGTTAAAAACTCAAAAAACAGAGGATTTTAAACTTGTTGGTCAAGCTTTCGAGATTTATTAA